From the Apus apus isolate bApuApu2 chromosome 4, bApuApu2.pri.cur, whole genome shotgun sequence genome, one window contains:
- the HS3ST1 gene encoding heparan sulfate glucosamine 3-O-sulfotransferase 1: MAAFLLGAVLLVVQPQIVPSRPAINLKAETSQSVQRELLKKTSQKNDFKENIHSNGSCKQLPQTIIIGVRKGGTRALLEMLSLHPDIAAAESEVHFFDWEDHYRNGLQWYINQMPFSYPHQITVEKTPAYFTSPKVPERVYNMNHSMRLLLILRDPSERVLSDYTQVFYNHMQKHKPYPSIEQFLIKDGKLNVDYKAINRSLYYIHMQNWLKYFPLAHIHIVDGDKLIKDPFPEIEKVERFLKLSPQINASNFYFNKTKGFYCLRDSGRERCLHESKGRAHPQVDTRLLEKLHEYFHEPNKKFFELVGRTFDWHSIVAS; encoded by the coding sequence ATGGCAGCTtttctgctgggagctgtgttGCTTGTTGTCCAACCTCAGATAGTGCCTTCCAGACCTGCTATAAATTTGAAGGCTGAGACTTCTCAGTCTGTTCAGAGAgagcttttaaagaaaacatctcaaaaaaatGACTTCAAGGAAAACATTCATTCTAATGGATCATGCAAGCAGCTGCCACAGACTATCATTATTGGAGTGAGAAAAGGTGGAACAAGAGCTTTGTTAGAGATGTTGAGTCTCCATCCAGAtattgcagcagcagaaagtgaagTTCACTTCTTTGACTGGGAAGATCATTACAGAAATGGATTGCAGTGGTACATTAATCAAATGCCATTTTCTTATCCCCATCAGATCACCGTGGAAAAAACTCCAGCATATTTCACATCGCCTAAAGTGCCTGAAAGAGTTTATAACATGAACCACTCAATGAGACTACTCCTTATTTTAAGAGACCCAAGTGAGAGAGTACTATCAGATTACACCCAAGTGTTCTATAATCACATGCAGAAGCACAAGCCGTATCCATCCATTGAACAATTCCTCATCAAAGATGGCAAACTCAATGTGGACTACAAGGCAATAAACAGAAGCTTGTACTACATTCACATGCAAAACTGGCTGAAGTATTTCCCCCTTGCTCATATCCACATCGTAGACGGGGATAAACTAATCAAAGATCCCTTCCCAGAAATAGAGAAGGTAGAGAGATTTTTGAAGTTGTCACCGCAGATAAATGCTTCAaacttttatttcaataaaactaAAGGCTTCTACTGCCTAAGGGACAGTGGTAGGGAGCGTTGTTTACATGAGTCAAAAGGACGAGCACACCCACAAGTAGATACGCGGTTACTCGAGAAACTGCATGAGTATTTCCATGAACCC